One Candidatus Thermoplasmatota archaeon genomic region harbors:
- a CDS encoding UPF0147 family protein, with protein sequence MKTKKLEQICMNLQNLNEDISVPRNIRRGAKEAREILMRSEESIDVKVASAISILDELVNDPNVPIHGRTAIWSIMSQLESLTSTEN encoded by the coding sequence GCAAATTTGCATGAATTTACAGAATCTCAATGAGGATATTTCTGTACCGAGGAACATAAGAAGAGGGGCAAAAGAGGCAAGGGAGATTCTTATGCGGAGTGAAGAATCGATCGATGTCAAAGTTGCTTCCGCCATTTCAATTCTTGACGAGTTGGTCAATGATCCCAACGTACCCATTCACGGAAGAACCGCAATATGGAGCATAATGAGTCAACTTGAAAGTTTAACATCTACAGAAAATTAA
- a CDS encoding V-type ATP synthase subunit D has translation MAKEMMEGVKPTRMQLLEVRKRKSLAAKGYELLSQKRDALISNFFDIIRNRKEKRIEMEEKIRAAFDAFIEAEMLMGEKQVRELSDKIFEERNVSVERKNVMGIPIVSFSLEEKNNVTYGILDTTSSLDEAIQKGRDALNDVIEVAGIEGSIQKLGKEIEKTKRRVNALEHIFIPKLEGTITYIERQLEEREREDFFRRKRMKNLMEKYG, from the coding sequence ATGGCAAAAGAGATGATGGAAGGGGTAAAGCCCACAAGAATGCAATTGCTGGAGGTGAGGAAAAGAAAGTCGCTTGCGGCAAAGGGCTATGAATTGCTTTCCCAGAAAAGAGATGCACTGATTTCAAATTTTTTTGATATCATAAGAAATCGAAAAGAAAAGAGAATTGAAATGGAAGAGAAAATAAGGGCGGCATTTGACGCTTTTATAGAAGCAGAGATGCTTATGGGTGAGAAACAGGTAAGAGAATTGTCGGATAAAATCTTTGAGGAAAGAAATGTTTCTGTGGAGAGAAAAAATGTGATGGGTATTCCGATAGTGAGCTTTAGTTTGGAAGAAAAAAATAACGTAACTTATGGCATATTGGACACAACATCTAGCCTGGATGAGGCAATACAGAAAGGAAGAGATGCTTTGAATGATGTAATAGAAGTGGCAGGGATAGAGGGCAGCATACAGAAACTCGGGAAGGAAATAGAGAAGACAAAACGTCGTGTAAATGCATTAGAACATATTTTCATACCAAAATTGGAGGGAACCATAACCTATATTGAACGTCAATTGGAAGAAAGAGAAAGAGAGGACTTTTTCAGGAGAAAAAGGATGAAAAACCTGATGGAGAAGTATGGATAA